One genomic window of Prochlorococcus sp. MIT 0801 includes the following:
- a CDS encoding chlororespiratory reduction protein 7, whose amino-acid sequence MSDPLIREMDNYVVLVPGESEQFLDKEQTLLWLQSWLNKFDSLPLDLDCKSSIAEAAQHLLDTACDLEIKTGFTIQWYAVRLESPGQ is encoded by the coding sequence ATGTCTGATCCTTTAATTAGAGAAATGGATAATTATGTTGTGTTGGTTCCTGGCGAAAGTGAACAATTCCTGGATAAAGAACAAACTCTTTTATGGCTTCAATCTTGGTTAAATAAATTCGATTCATTACCATTGGATCTTGACTGTAAGTCTTCCATAGCAGAAGCGGCTCAACATTTACTTGATACAGCCTGCGACCTAGAAATCAAAACAGGTTTTACAATTCAGTGGTATGCCGTTCGGCTTGAGTCTCCGGGTCAATAA
- a CDS encoding DUF6816 family protein — translation MRQKFFFFLISILIVFTYTVPALAESSLEINNFQPSKLYERKSIWPDWRLPSSIKRPGLKDDLIYPDWFEGVWDVTSEIESDQNQEPIIHSAKFIHNTSGDLIADREYNTKSYALSTKTGGFLSVKNDPKSPNRQFAKLTEDRYLETKIIGRLQEKIDNNIFITDELILQILHTPEFSRVSQVETLTEFKKCGSIQNNKINMSDFNICGEQFQAIYNQPGQNLISLPIKTEKSKLILRKTNDD, via the coding sequence ATGAGACAGAAATTTTTCTTTTTTTTAATTTCTATTTTAATTGTTTTTACTTACACAGTTCCTGCACTTGCTGAAAGTAGCCTTGAAATAAATAATTTTCAACCATCTAAGCTTTATGAACGCAAATCAATCTGGCCTGATTGGCGCCTTCCATCTTCCATTAAGCGCCCAGGATTGAAAGATGATTTAATTTACCCTGATTGGTTTGAAGGTGTATGGGATGTTACTAGCGAGATAGAAAGTGATCAGAATCAAGAACCTATTATTCATTCCGCTAAATTTATTCACAATACTTCTGGTGATTTAATAGCTGACCGTGAATACAACACTAAGTCTTATGCTTTGAGCACAAAGACTGGTGGTTTTTTATCAGTAAAGAATGATCCTAAATCTCCTAATCGTCAGTTTGCTAAATTAACGGAAGATAGGTATTTAGAGACAAAGATTATAGGAAGACTGCAAGAAAAAATAGACAATAATATTTTTATTACTGATGAATTAATTTTACAAATCCTTCATACACCAGAATTTAGCAGGGTTAGCCAGGTCGAAACATTAACTGAATTTAAAAAATGTGGATCTATTCAAAATAATAAAATAAATATGAGTGATTTTAATATTTGTGGAGAACAATTTCAGGCGATTTATAATCAACCTGGGCAAAATCTGATTTCTTTGCCAATTAAAACAGAGAAATCCAAATTAATACTTAGAAAGACTAATGATGATTAG
- a CDS encoding glutathione S-transferase N-terminal domain-containing protein, whose product MKAPKMLELHQFRHSPYCLKVRMALAAKKLEYRTVEITPAVGQIDIFQKTGQKKLPVLFDNETIIHDSSSIIRHLEKIEIEPKLIPEGLKEASQVQIIENWADTTLAKSIKIVFLEELSKNPKLISSLFSNKIWDSMQKPLFNIPTKIASQISGLINQKEKESLKLNLENLSNLINQENFLIGDKLSVADISVASHLSLLKFPNSSGENLTGQGCSIYVNDPSLQNLFKWRDFIEDQLAITNHH is encoded by the coding sequence TTGAAGGCACCTAAAATGTTGGAACTTCATCAATTTAGGCACTCACCTTATTGCTTGAAAGTAAGAATGGCTTTGGCTGCAAAAAAGCTTGAATATCGAACCGTTGAGATAACTCCAGCCGTTGGGCAAATAGATATCTTTCAAAAAACAGGACAAAAGAAATTACCCGTGCTTTTTGATAACGAAACAATAATCCATGATTCAAGCTCAATAATACGACACTTAGAGAAAATTGAAATAGAACCAAAATTAATTCCAGAGGGTCTAAAGGAAGCCTCTCAAGTCCAAATAATTGAGAATTGGGCAGATACAACTTTGGCAAAATCTATAAAAATTGTCTTTTTGGAAGAGCTGTCGAAGAATCCAAAATTGATTTCCTCTTTATTCTCCAACAAAATTTGGGATTCTATGCAAAAACCTCTTTTTAATATTCCTACAAAGATTGCTAGTCAAATTTCTGGATTAATAAACCAGAAAGAAAAAGAATCTCTAAAATTAAATCTAGAAAACCTATCAAATTTAATTAATCAAGAAAACTTTCTTATTGGAGACAAGCTTTCTGTTGCTGATATTTCTGTAGCATCACACTTATCATTACTCAAATTCCCAAATTCATCTGGAGAAAATCTAACTGGCCAAGGTTGTTCTATATATGTAAACGATCCAAGTCTGCAAAATCTTTTTAAATGGAGAGACTTCATTGAAGATCAATTAGCAATAACTAATCATCATTAG
- a CDS encoding DUF751 family protein, whose protein sequence is MGEFFSNVSRYPKYLITIILGVFTAAISPLIKRGSNPITAIALVGAMLSGLLTIVFLLKAMAFPEAIT, encoded by the coding sequence ATGGGTGAGTTTTTTTCTAATGTTTCTAGATATCCAAAATATCTCATCACGATAATCTTGGGGGTTTTCACCGCTGCAATTTCTCCATTAATTAAAAGAGGTAGTAATCCGATCACAGCGATTGCTCTCGTTGGGGCGATGTTAAGCGGACTTCTGACAATAGTTTTCTTATTAAAGGCTATGGCTTTCCCTGAGGCAATTACTTAG